A single region of the Deltaproteobacteria bacterium genome encodes:
- a CDS encoding AEC family transporter translates to MLTILENISPVFLVIGLGYLSRKLGFLPDSFIQPANRLVYYIAIPILIFSEISRGNFAESFNPGQIGGTFLAVAGIFALSLVAGGAMRLSPNGRATFSQTSFHGNLGYVGLAVVFYVLGTEGRAAASVLAGFLMLFQNFLSISLFTLLARGGERLSLNTVWKFLGNPIILATLLGLIFSAGGIKVPGFLAHTFRIVAEMALPLALLIIGGSLKPFSTRRVRLVALSAALKLAILPMIGFYIFRLIHLEPGAAGAAIIFLASPSATISYVMAAEMGGDKDLAAAAVTASTALSIITYTFWISTMVGS, encoded by the coding sequence ATGCTGACCATTCTTGAGAACATATCCCCTGTTTTCCTGGTGATTGGACTTGGATACCTTTCCCGGAAACTGGGATTCCTGCCGGATTCATTCATACAACCAGCCAACCGCCTGGTCTACTACATTGCCATTCCCATCCTGATTTTCAGCGAAATTTCCCGGGGAAACTTCGCTGAAAGCTTCAACCCGGGCCAGATCGGAGGGACCTTTCTGGCTGTGGCCGGTATATTCGCCCTATCACTGGTCGCAGGGGGGGCAATGCGGCTATCTCCCAACGGAAGGGCTACCTTCTCCCAGACCTCCTTTCACGGAAACCTGGGCTACGTTGGACTGGCGGTGGTGTTCTACGTTCTTGGAACCGAAGGAAGGGCTGCCGCAAGCGTCCTGGCCGGGTTTCTCATGCTGTTTCAGAATTTTCTCTCCATTTCGCTCTTTACCCTGCTCGCCCGGGGGGGGGAAAGGCTTTCCCTCAACACGGTCTGGAAATTTTTAGGCAATCCCATAATTCTGGCTACCCTGCTTGGGCTTATCTTCTCCGCGGGAGGGATAAAGGTACCGGGGTTCCTGGCGCATACATTCAGGATAGTCGCCGAAATGGCCCTTCCCCTGGCCCTGCTTATCATCGGGGGATCGCTGAAACCTTTCTCAACCCGTCGTGTTCGTCTTGTTGCCCTCTCAGCCGCATTAAAGCTGGCAATCCTTCCCATGATTGGATTTTACATCTTTCGTCTTATTCACCTGGAGCCGGGTGCGGCGGGAGCGGCCATCATCTTCCTGGCAAGCCCATCGGCAACCATCTCCTACGTCATGGCTGCGGAAATGGGCGGGGACAAGGACCTGGCGGCGGCAGCGGTAACGGCAAGCACCGCCCTTTCGATCATTACTTACACATTCTGGATCTCGACTATGGTAGGGTCGTAA
- a CDS encoding glycosyltransferase family 39 protein, with amino-acid sequence MMIQNGDKTGSRFAVLFWSLLVISTGIRLVYAVVLPLTGDEAYFWEWARHPALSYYDHPPMAAWVMWPLIKLFGNTQLAVRMGAIIGIPLVILITRRLTLLISGSTKTANLTGILAMGIPLLEVGGLIYTTDTPLVLAGTMGGYLFYQAVVRNRKYAWWGLGVCFAAAILSKFLGVGLIAACFGYLLLSPKYRFYLRKSGPYIALGIGALGLVPILIWNASHNWATFVFNFSSRQAPLALGLTHLADYLAGQALALSPVVFLLAFPALAVCFPPGRNAVTARWEIPAFLALVPLGGFLAISVLTKVDPQWTGIGVPFLAIAVAGFLLRGEKAGGYYIGAAATAWTISLLIFLIPILPLTFPEGWKSPIRPDKIKISDLKLLTASPSGKGAEIAANLKEMEKEGATFVFTRSYALSSLAAFYTPGNPEVTVLGPGSVHGRSHFSWFDPSAHTGENALFVSYRDFAHERKFLLQRFKRVVLVLDASLDQNSLPLTLVKCYGFSGKR; translated from the coding sequence ATGATGATTCAAAATGGGGACAAAACCGGGAGTCGGTTTGCAGTGCTTTTCTGGTCGCTCCTGGTTATTAGCACGGGAATCCGGTTGGTCTACGCTGTCGTTCTGCCGCTTACAGGGGATGAGGCCTATTTCTGGGAATGGGCCAGGCATCCCGCCCTCTCATATTACGACCATCCCCCCATGGCGGCCTGGGTCATGTGGCCCCTGATTAAACTGTTCGGGAATACTCAACTCGCTGTCCGGATGGGCGCCATTATCGGTATTCCACTCGTCATACTGATAACGCGCCGCCTGACACTTCTCATCTCGGGTTCAACGAAGACCGCAAACCTGACGGGAATCCTTGCCATGGGGATACCTCTTCTTGAAGTCGGCGGTCTGATATACACCACCGATACCCCTCTCGTGCTGGCAGGAACAATGGGAGGATACCTCTTCTATCAGGCGGTGGTCAGGAATCGAAAATACGCATGGTGGGGCCTGGGTGTTTGCTTTGCCGCAGCCATCCTCAGCAAGTTTCTGGGCGTGGGTCTCATCGCGGCCTGTTTCGGATACTTGCTTCTCTCACCAAAATACCGTTTTTACCTGAGGAAATCGGGGCCCTACATCGCCCTGGGCATTGGAGCACTTGGTTTGGTCCCCATTCTCATCTGGAACGCATCCCACAACTGGGCCACCTTTGTCTTTAACTTCTCCTCCCGTCAGGCCCCCCTCGCTCTCGGGTTGACCCACCTCGCCGATTACCTGGCCGGACAGGCTCTTGCCCTTAGCCCTGTGGTTTTCCTTCTGGCCTTCCCCGCTCTGGCCGTCTGTTTCCCGCCCGGACGAAACGCCGTGACGGCCCGTTGGGAGATCCCGGCTTTCCTGGCCCTTGTTCCCCTTGGAGGCTTTCTGGCCATCAGCGTTCTGACCAAAGTCGACCCTCAATGGACCGGCATAGGGGTCCCTTTTTTGGCGATTGCGGTGGCCGGGTTTCTTCTTCGTGGGGAAAAGGCCGGCGGATACTATATCGGAGCCGCCGCCACCGCCTGGACAATTTCCCTGCTGATCTTCCTTATTCCTATTTTGCCTCTTACCTTTCCAGAGGGCTGGAAATCTCCCATCAGGCCCGACAAGATAAAGATCTCGGATCTGAAGCTCCTCACCGCCTCCCCCTCGGGAAAGGGCGCCGAGATAGCCGCCAACCTGAAGGAAATGGAGAAGGAGGGGGCAACCTTTGTTTTCACCAGGTCCTACGCTCTTTCCTCCCTCGCCGCCTTCTATACCCCCGGCAACCCGGAAGTTACCGTCCTGGGACCCGGAAGCGTCCACGGAAGGAGCCACTTCTCATGGTTTGATCCCTCCGCCCACACGGGAGAGAATGCCCTTTTCGTCAGCTATAGGGACTTCGCCCACGAGAGGAAGTTTTTGCTGCAACGGTTCAAGCGTGTGGTTCTGGTCCTGGATGCATCCCTGGACCAGAACTCCCTCCCTCTTACCCTTGTAAAATGCTACGGGTTTTCAGGTAAACGCTGA
- a CDS encoding Hsp20/alpha crystallin family protein, with product MGGIQNEMNRLLSDYFGEPAETAIAGLSPAVDLVDTGENIQVKVELPGIDRKDVEILLKDDTLTIKGEKKEEKEEKGENRYYIERKFGKFSRTLTLPSRIKGDKAAAKFVNGVLHVTLPKVDEEKTRETRVEVK from the coding sequence ATGGGCGGCATTCAGAATGAGATGAACCGGCTACTCTCCGATTATTTCGGTGAGCCCGCCGAAACCGCCATAGCCGGTCTTAGTCCCGCCGTGGACCTCGTGGATACGGGGGAAAACATCCAGGTCAAGGTCGAGTTGCCCGGAATCGACAGGAAGGATGTGGAGATCTTACTGAAGGACGACACCCTTACCATAAAGGGCGAGAAGAAGGAGGAGAAGGAGGAAAAGGGAGAGAACAGGTACTACATCGAGCGGAAATTCGGTAAATTCTCCCGAACTCTGACCCTGCCTTCCAGGATAAAGGGCGACAAGGCCGCGGCGAAATTTGTTAATGGCGTCCTGCACGTCACCCTTCCCAAGGTCGATGAGGAAAAGACCCGGGAGACCAGGGTCGAAGTCAAGTAA
- a CDS encoding cold-shock protein: protein MAEGTVKWFDEKKGFGFIAQEEGPDVFVHYSAIGGEGFKTLQEGQRVTFEITEGTKGPQATNVLPAE, encoded by the coding sequence ATGGCAGAAGGTACGGTGAAATGGTTCGATGAGAAGAAGGGATTCGGATTTATCGCTCAGGAGGAAGGACCGGATGTTTTCGTCCACTATTCGGCGATCGGAGGGGAAGGCTTCAAGACCCTCCAGGAGGGCCAGCGTGTGACCTTTGAAATTACGGAGGGAACCAAGGGTCCCCAGGCGACCAACGTTCTTCCCGCCGAATAG